The Alkalispirochaeta americana genome segment CCTGCAAGCGGGGGCGATCAGCAGCGCGAGAAGTACAATCTGTGGCATTGCTGCTGATCGCTCGGGTCTGAAATCTTACTCTCGCATCAATCATGCAGATTAACGAAGACAGCCTGGCAATAGCCACGGATTGGACGAATACTTATTCAGAGGTTCATGAATAATTAGGGGTCGGGATTATTCACGGCCTTTCGAGAAGAGCGGGAGTTTGGGTTTCGGTTTATAACATAAACATGAACCTGACTCGCCTACTGTCATGGTTTTTGCTGTTCCGGCTTCGCCGGGCAAAAACCACGCCAGCTTACGTCTCGCAGGTTATGCAAACGTTAGATTTGTCCACATATCGGAGATTTTATGAAAGAACTGTTTAAGTGGTATTTCCCTCTAAGCGATGACGATATTAGAAAAATATGGGAAGAGGGAATTCTAACAGTTGATACGAACGTGCTTTTAGATCTTTATAGGTACCACGAAGACACTAGGGAAACATTGCTTGCTGCGATTAATTCCTTTGACGGTAGAGCTTGGATTCCCCATCAGGTCGCGGAAGAGTTTTTCAGAAATAGGAATAGCGTCATACTCTCATCAAATAGCGCATTTAACGATGCAGAGAAAAATATTTCTGAAGTCCAAAAATCTATCGAAGAGCCTCTTAAAAAAATTAAAAGTAACCGAATAATACCGGATGAGTTAGAAGAGCGGCTTGAACAGGCTATAAAATCTGCGACAGAAAGTGCAATAAAAGAAGTCCAAGAAATAAGAGACAAATATCCTGATTACAGAGTTAATGACCCGATATTAGACAATATTTGCAATTTGTTTGATGAAAAGGTCGGCTCATCATTTTCGAAAGATAAGCTTCCTGAAGTCCTGAAGGAGGCTAAGCGAAGGAAAGATAGCAAAATACCACCCGGCTACAAAGATTCATCCAAAGACGGGGTTAAGCCTTATGGCGATTATATAATATGGCGCCAAGTAATGGATCACATAAAGGAGGCCA includes the following:
- a CDS encoding PIN domain-containing protein, whose protein sequence is MKELFKWYFPLSDDDIRKIWEEGILTVDTNVLLDLYRYHEDTRETLLAAINSFDGRAWIPHQVAEEFFRNRNSVILSSNSAFNDAEKNISEVQKSIEEPLKKIKSNRIIPDELEERLEQAIKSATESAIKEVQEIRDKYPDYRVNDPILDNICNLFDEKVGSSFSKDKLPEVLKEAKRRKDSKIPPGYKDSSKDGVKPYGDYIIWRQVMDHIKEANKPLIFVTSEQKEDWWEKSSGKTIGPLYELLKEFFEETGQRFLLYRTDRFLEYSGETSGEAANVEAVEEIREFVRQRSRKTPLVSQIDQDDEISDADMATGTLNVTLSEPAYKFTCSGRFEPEMNGVPILEARLVNSPTGTPNNFVRCGTGTKFDFNIHMKSTDYGERLPAGQYEFEYEAIVDGSSD